The sequence below is a genomic window from Actinomycetota bacterium.
TGAAACGGACCGTGTCGCCGGGACGGACCGTCACCGACCGCGGGAAGTAGCCGATCAGGGACGTGGCGAACTCGTCGTGGTCGTAGTCGACCAGGACCTCGCGGACCTGCGGGCCCGTGCCACGCCCCCCCAGCAGGGTGCTGCAGGCCGACACCAGCAGCGCCGCCGAGGGCACGAGCAGAACCAGTCCCAGCCGGCGCAGGCGGACGGTGCGGGCCCGGCACGGACCGTGCGGGTGCGCTGCTGTCACCGAAGACCCATCTGTCGGGCCGCGCGGCCGCGGCGTGGAGGCTCCGGTGGCCCGACACGGCCAGGGTCGGGCCCGGAGATCGGCGGAGGATAACCGGGACGGTGGCGCTGCGCCGCCGTTCCGCGATATTCGGAACGTTGACGTCCGCCGACACGTTGCACCGGGTACAGGACAGCATGCGACATGCCGATGACAAGAGAGAATGACGAGACAGAGAATGACGAGACAGATGACGAGACGGACGGAAGGCGGTGTTGTGACCAAGCACAGGGAGAACACGCAGACGACCGAGGCGTCGACCACGGTCGCCGACGAGCACGCCGCCACGCTCGCCTGGCTCGAGTCGGAGTTCCCCGAGTGGCGGTTCGAGGTTGGCGCCACCCGCGACCCCTCGGGCGACCACAAGCCTTGGTGGGTCGCCCGCCGCGAGGGCCATCACCCGCAGGCTGAGCTGTCGCCCGGGAAGCTCTCCAGCCGCCTGGCCGACTACCAGGCACGGCAGGACCAGCGCACCCCCGCCGACGACAACTGACGGCGTTCGGCGGGCTCGGACGGTCGCCGGCTTCGCGGCGAGACGGGCCTGCCTGCCGGAGCGCGACCCCGACCTTCGTTCACGGGGCGCTCACCCCCCGACCGTAGGGTCGTCGTGTCTTCGCAGCAGGATCGGTCGATGTCAGGCAGTCGGGATGGCGCCCCCCTGCGCAGCGTCGAGGGGGCGGACTACGACGAGCGGCGCTTCCTCGCCGTCATGCGCGAGGCGGTGGACGTCCTCGAGGCGCACGGCGTCCCCCACGTCCTGATGGGGGGTGTGGCGGTCGCGGCGCTGGGCCGGCCGCGTTGGACCCACGACGTCGACGTCTTCCTGCGCCCCGACGACGCCCGACGTGCGCTCGGGGCCCTCAACGACGCCGGCTTCGAACCCGAAGAGCACGACCCGCTGTGGATCTTCAAGGCGGTCAAGGACGAGGTGCTGGTCGACCTGATCTTCCGTAGCCAGGGTGACATCTACCTCGACGGCGACATGCTGGCCCGTGCGATCACGACGACGTTCAAAGGCGAACGGATCCGTGTGCTGCCGCCGGAGGACCTGATCGTGATCAAAGCGGCCGCCCACACGGAGGACACCGCGTATCACTGGTTCGACGCGCTGGCGGTCCTGACCAACCACGAGCTCGACTGGCGCTACCTGCTGCGGCGCGCCCCGCACTCGGTCCGGCGGGTGTTGAGCTTCCTGGTGTTCGCCGAGTCCAACGACGCGCCCGTCCCACGGTGGGCCATCCTCGACCTGGTCGACCGCGTGTACGGCCTGCGAGGAGAGCCGGCGCGCGTCCCCACCGACTCATCGGAGGCGACCCAGGACGAGCGCATCGCCGTCGAGGCACGCGAACGTCTCCGACGTGACCCGCGAACGGCCGACGTCGACGTGGAGGTGACCACGTACGGCGACACGATCATGTTGACCGGTGAGGTCGCCACCGAGGAGCGGCGTGCCGTCCTCGACGACGTCGCCGCCGAGCTCTTCCCCCACCAACGGATCGACAACCGCACCGACGTGCGGCGGCTCGAAGAGCCGGTCACCGTCGAGGAGATCGGCTGATGAACGTGGCGGCCGTCGGCGACGTCCACATCGGGACCGACTCGGTCGGTCGGCTCGCCCAGCACCTGCGCGAGGTCGACCAGCACGCCGACGTGCTGCTGCTCGCCGGTGATCTCAGCCGCCGGGGCGGGTTGGACGAGGCCAGGGTCGTGGTCGGCGAGCTCGCGGAGGTGACGGTGCCGGTGGTGGCGGTGTTCGGCAACCACGAGTTCGAATCCGACCTCCAGGACGAGTTCCGGGCGGTCCTCGAGGACGCCGGGGTGACCGTGCTCGAAGGTGAGTCGACCGTGATCGACGTGGACGGCCAGCAGCTCGGGATCGCCGGGACCGTCGGTTTCGGTGGCGGGTTCCCCGGTGCGACCTGCGCCGACTTCGGCGAGGCGGAGATGAAGCACTTCGTGGCACGCAGCCGCGACCTCGCGAGCACGCTCGAACAGCGTCTGCGCGACCTCGCCGATGCCCGCGTGGCGACGCGGATCGCGTTGCTTCACTACTCCCCGGTCCGCGACACGCTCACCGGCGAGCACCCGGAGCTGTACCCGTTCCTCGGCAGCCACTGGCTCGCTGATGCGGCGGACCGAGCCGGTGCCGACCTCGTCGTGCACGGCCATGCCCACCACGGCGTGGAACGCGGCGTGACGCCTGGCGGTATCCCCGTGCGCAACGTGGCGCAACCGGTGATCCGCCGACCCTACGCCGTGTACCGCGTCGGGGAAGGCAGCGACGTCGACCACACCGAGCAGCTCACCGCCCGGTAGTGGCGTGGACCCTGCCAGCGCACTGGATCGACTCGTGGTGGAGGTCGCCCGGGAACCGGCGCTCGCCGATGACCTCGCCCTGCGGGGCGGCGCGGCGCTCCACCATCTGCACGTCGACCGGCCGCTGCGGCGCTGCGACCGCCTGTCGTACGGGCGGACGTCGTCAACCGGGCTGGGCCCGATCCTGGAGGGCCTGCGCCTGGTCGCCGACCGCCTCGACATGGTGATCGAACAACCAGAGCTCCGCGACGACGGGCTCCACGCCCGGATCGACTCGCCCGCCCAGCCTGGATCGCTGTCCGTGTCGGTCGATACGCACGCGATCGAGCCGTGCCGAGCGCACGTCCGCCGGCGGTTGCGGATCGGGTTCGGGCCGGGGACGACCGAGGCCGCCGTCCTGACGTTCACGCTCGACGAGATCCTGGCGTTGACGCTGCGGCAGCTGTCACAGCGCCGCGACCCGCGCGACCTGTTCGACCTGTGGGCCGGCCTCACGATCGGCAACGCGCGCGCCGGCGACGTCGCCCACTGCTTCCGTCACTACGTCGCCCCGGCGCAGACCCCAGCCGACGAGCTGCTCGCTCGGCTCGAGCTGACGGTGGTCGACGAGGCGGTCCGAGACGGGTTCGCGCAGCTGACCGTCCGCGCCCCGGTCGACTCGATCGACGACGCGGTCGCGGTCGTGCGGGCTGTCATCTCCGCCGTCGTGTAGCGAGGCGGGACGACGGTCCTGGCCGGCACCGGTCGCACTCACCGTTCGCATCACTGCCCCTACCCTGCTGCACGCAGCTGCGCCTAGCTCTGCGATGCCGCGTGCGTGCGTCGTTGCGGGCCTGCTCGAGCTCGGCGATACGGGCTTCGAGGCGTTCCGCGCGCTGGTCGGCGTCGCGACGGGCCTTCTCGACGTCCGCGCGTGCCCTTCGGCCGCCTCGGCGGGTTCCCCTTGTGCCTCTGCCGTTTGGTCCACCTGAGTGTGCATCTGCCCACGGGGAGACCGCCCGACGGCGGATCATCCGGGCGTTCGAGAAGAGCCGCGCGTCCGTGAATGGCCGAGGTCGTTGCCAGCGGCCGATGGCAGTCACCAAGCGAGGGCAGTCACCAAGCGAGCTGGTTGCCGAGGGGTTTTCATGCGCGCGGGTCGTGATGGTCAACGAGGCCCAGAGCAGTATCGAGCGCTGTATCAGGACGCGCCTGTCGGGCGGCAGATCCTGCCCGCCGCACACGAGTGCGGGGTTCGCCATCTGGCGATGGAGGCGCTGCATCCACGCGAGTGGGTCACAACAGCAAACCGGACCAGGTCCGTGCCGCCCCGAGATGCCGGATACCTATCGCAACCCGAGATGCGCGAGCTGGTTGGTGATGCGCTCGCACTGGGCTGGACGTTGTGGCCCTACGAAGCCGATTTCGACAGCGCACCCGCAGACTTCGCGCGCCAGCGGAGCACCCCTTCGGTGACATTCATGAACTGGCGCATGTCCTGCCAGGTCAACGAGGTGCTCGAACTGACCAGACGGCTGCGGATGCCCTACCTACGGGCTGCCGCCCCCGACGCGCTGGCCACCGCCAAGGCGCAACGGTGGGACCCCGCCGAG
It includes:
- a CDS encoding nucleotidyl transferase AbiEii/AbiGii toxin family protein, which produces MDPASALDRLVVEVAREPALADDLALRGGAALHHLHVDRPLRRCDRLSYGRTSSTGLGPILEGLRLVADRLDMVIEQPELRDDGLHARIDSPAQPGSLSVSVDTHAIEPCRAHVRRRLRIGFGPGTTEAAVLTFTLDEILALTLRQLSQRRDPRDLFDLWAGLTIGNARAGDVAHCFRHYVAPAQTPADELLARLELTVVDEAVRDGFAQLTVRAPVDSIDDAVAVVRAVISAVV
- a CDS encoding metallophosphoesterase; this encodes MNVAAVGDVHIGTDSVGRLAQHLREVDQHADVLLLAGDLSRRGGLDEARVVVGELAEVTVPVVAVFGNHEFESDLQDEFRAVLEDAGVTVLEGESTVIDVDGQQLGIAGTVGFGGGFPGATCADFGEAEMKHFVARSRDLASTLEQRLRDLADARVATRIALLHYSPVRDTLTGEHPELYPFLGSHWLADAADRAGADLVVHGHAHHGVERGVTPGGIPVRNVAQPVIRRPYAVYRVGEGSDVDHTEQLTAR
- a CDS encoding nucleotidyltransferase, which gives rise to MSGSRDGAPLRSVEGADYDERRFLAVMREAVDVLEAHGVPHVLMGGVAVAALGRPRWTHDVDVFLRPDDARRALGALNDAGFEPEEHDPLWIFKAVKDEVLVDLIFRSQGDIYLDGDMLARAITTTFKGERIRVLPPEDLIVIKAAAHTEDTAYHWFDALAVLTNHELDWRYLLRRAPHSVRRVLSFLVFAESNDAPVPRWAILDLVDRVYGLRGEPARVPTDSSEATQDERIAVEARERLRRDPRTADVDVEVTTYGDTIMLTGEVATEERRAVLDDVAAELFPHQRIDNRTDVRRLEEPVTVEEIG